The DNA window CGTAAAACTCCGGAAGCATATCGAACTCTATCAGTGGCAGATACCGTTCTCCTACAAATCATTGCCGTTGCTCTGCTTGAGATCTCTCGAAATGGAATTCCCTCACAAACCGCCACGAACTGTGCATTATATGGGACCTATGATCAATCCTCAGCGAGTCGATCAAAGCACCAGCACCGACTCCAATGCGCAACTGGAGTCTATACTTTCTCGGCACCGACGAGATGGCAATCGCGTCCTTATTTATTGTGGATTTGGATCCTTTTTCAAGACAATTGAGGCGTTCCTTTATCGTCTATTCGAGGCAGCTGCAAGCCGACCTGACTGGGATCTGATCGTCCCAGTCGGCGAGGACCAGATGCGAAAGCTCGGTGAACTAAGCGCTGAAAACGTCCACTGCTTCGACTGGGTGCCCCAGCTACAAGTGCTTGGACAAGCAGATCTGGCACTGGTACACGGAGGAGTAAACACCATCGCTGAATGCGTCCACTTCGGGGTTCCGATGATTGTGTATAACCAGGAATTCCTGGATATGCCTGGCAACACGGCTCGTGTAGTCTATCATGGCATTGGCGTAGAAGGTGACATACGAGGCGAGACGCCAGAGGAGATCCGGGCCAAGATTGATGGCATATTGGAAAACGCCGAGATCAAAACGCGAGTGACGACAATGCGTGATCGCGTACTCAATTCGGACCGCGACAAACGAGTCGAGGATGTCGTGCACGAACTGCTTGCCGAGTGAAACAGTCGGACGGCGGTCGATGCAAGACGAGCCGGCGGTGTTGCTGCGTCCGGGATAAGCCGTTGAGCCGCTGTAGCGGACTTGGGGTTTTACGCAAATGGGACCTCTACGGACAGATGTACACATAAGCCCGGGTTCGGGCATACTTATCGTTTCTCACTTCGATCGGATCCTATTGCGGGAATGGTGGAGAGTCACTAGCCGGCTCTCAAGGACTGAGCAATCATCATCAATGAGTGAGGGCGCTACATCCAGGAATGAAGCCCTAGGGCCATGGCCACAAACCTGCTTGGACCACATCTGATTTGACGATCACGACCGCACTGTGAGGCTTGGCGAAAAGTGGATTCGAGAGCCGGGACCACACGTACGCCAGATCAACAATTCCGGGATGACGAGGATCCTGAGCGACAAGCACGAAGGTGGGCGTGTCGGTCCAATCCAAACTCGTCAGCGACGAAGGTACCGTTTCAAGACAGCCTTCGTCCTGACAACGAAGCTCCTACCTTTTGGATGCGTGCGGAAGAGTTGTATACCGTTTAGCCTGTATAAACGTTCGACACCCCGCAATATGAAGTCCAGGTCGTCCATGCTTTTCTCCACCGATTGGCACCAGTAATCGATGCGCTCCGGATCATAGTCCGACCCGTCAAAGCTAGCTAAGAGGTGATCAAGCTCAAGCAAGGAGGTTGACAGTTGCAGCTTACTCAAGCCCTCTCGATTCAACTCCGGACGAATATTCTCCCGGATGATCCCTTCCATATCAACGCCCTGACCGTCGAGTCCGCAGTGGGCCGCAAGGGCTGTTATCCGGGAAATAGGGTCCTGTTGCCAGCGATCATAGTGTAAGAAGAAGAATGGGTGCTGGACATCGCGTAGGGCATGAAAGGTCCGGTAAAGGACGATACCCTCGGACAGGTCTTGGGGCAAGCCGTATGCCGTCATGAGTGAACTGACCACGCTGCTGCTAGGCCGCACACAAAAAACAACATGGGGGGTAATGTCTAGTTCTCTCAGTACCTCTTCCCAAAGGGGCCAGAAGAGACAGGTTCGTGGATCCTTGAATCCCCACGGACGATAGTCACGGTTCACCTCCTCCTCGACAATGGCCACTAACGTCTTCTTCGTCTCCAGGTAGGCGGGCGCACTTACCCAATCGGCTGGTCTTGGCAGAAGTGCATACATCCCGATTGATTTGATGAGGCCCTGCTGGGCGCGATTGATCCGGAGATCCTCAAAGTGTCCCGTCGGGTTGTCAGGTGATGGAGGCACTAGATCTGGAGAAAGCCGCAGTCCAACTCCATTCAGTAGTTTCATAGCTAACGAAGTTCCCGAGCGGCCGACACCGAATACCGCTACACAACTTTTTGATTCAGGCATGACTAGCATCTCCCAGTCCGATCTTGGAAAACAGGTGTAGCGCCCAACAGCGGGCCATCCGTGTGAAAACGGTATAGGGCTAAAGGAAGTCGATGGCATCATCGATCGCAAGAGCTGTCCTGAACTTGTTGCTTGCTCAAGGCCCACAATGATTCTGGGTCCGAAATGAGAGACGGCCTAGGATCTTCGTGTGGTTCGCACGAGCATTCCAGATCTCCAAAGTGCGCCCAGCGCCGACGAAGCATTCCGAACTGCTCCAGACTGCCGCGCTCGCTGACGCTCGCTCGCTCCGACGATGGCCCACCACACCGTCGTCACGATGAGGCCGCAGGAAATCGTCACCCCGAGCCCGTCGAGGGGTCTGTGG is part of the Rhodothermales bacterium genome and encodes:
- a CDS encoding glycosyltransferase family 1 protein, coding for MRRLNADGHRVSCASPGDCQAAVTAAGFPYVQLTPNTYSEWSRVDKNVPWVRRLMDTSNRRRKAIEALGVERVAAELTEMQPDLVLIDRELHEHIIIALSLDLPLALTSTWFAIWRKPRIPPPHKGIIPGQTWKGSRAGIELYWRWLHLHKTRLAFREGVRHPGADRISVLKALANLHGVKLRKHIELYQWQIPFSYKSLPLLCLRSLEMEFPHKPPRTVHYMGPMINPQRVDQSTSTDSNAQLESILSRHRRDGNRVLIYCGFGSFFKTIEAFLYRLFEAAASRPDWDLIVPVGEDQMRKLGELSAENVHCFDWVPQLQVLGQADLALVHGGVNTIAECVHFGVPMIVYNQEFLDMPGNTARVVYHGIGVEGDIRGETPEEIRAKIDGILENAEIKTRVTTMRDRVLNSDRDKRVEDVVHELLAE